In Maridesulfovibrio sp., a single genomic region encodes these proteins:
- a CDS encoding FecR domain-containing protein yields MPVTDQSIGVVVAANGEVFAKSDSGLRTLEPGSPVFRGEELVTGAGGNVEIRFADDTLLSQGGDASISLDDYAYDPTGASDPTLMFKMAQGTFRMVTGKIAEQNPERFKIGSPLATIGIRGTTTGHVIPPSGNEQHFVMEIHSGRAMIVQGIGGGVRLLSFSGSAVDVSPTGTLSPVRPMSTQEMQGLQNIAPAAIQQEEEIRREREEEEQKDNPDDETPEDGEQGEGEGQEGDGADGEGGEGEGTGEEGAEGDGVEGEGAEGEGTGAEGEGTEGEGNGEGNGEGTGEGTEGDGTNTGVTDGTEGQNPAGEDGQGTGDGTGQGTEGTTGQDGPDGPLGGESGQGGYALGPTGMGVLGEDPLSGDPVDPFGEQGGQDGDDDPADPVNDPLDPIEPVTDPVNDPNNDPQNDPDDDEDDEDIDELIEGDGTDGDDEGAGETDDTDDTDDADDTAGGGSGDDYTSTPSDGIYFGTSGDDNLEGTAADETFYGYGGSDTITAFCGDDTIDGGEGNDSILAGNGNDTITGGIGDNTIDGGDGTDFIDYSFVGPGGQLFIDLSNNFGSSSVVYDKLYNIEGVIGSAGFDSVTGSGGDDTFIASAGSDSYSGGAGTDVLDYSSFTSESVNVDMVDTIGVSHSGGFDQISGIEVFKTGDGDDSFAGDAGSQTFITGAGNDSIDGGGGIDTLDYSLRNSVNISLESGAATVDGTAEVDHMTNIERIIGTDGGDEIEGSSDSADTLLGGKGNDLIAGLDGDDRIEGGDGGDTLSGGVGADTILGGDGADTISGGTGNDVLYGDTEDESESDEDDNDTISGGAGNDTIFGHSGNDTLYGDEDSDTITGGDGNDYSDGGAGDDVIVADDGNDTIVGGDGDDWLDYSYLDGTGANEGFNVTITNSGGTSTHSTGNDVISGIENLQGSEYDDFLTSQMTYVPAGGGAQTVDIIIGTISGGAGNDTIFGSYDTTSGEFLDGGDGNDTIAAHGGNDSVSGGAGIDLITGGTGDDIIDGGTGNDVISGNSGDDSILGGDGNDQIIGGTGADTIDGGAGQDTFMYNEAEGLTGEKLLNFVSADDTLYFNSSAFSASSVFMSIASSYTGSLAGLASGPAFIYDGDGNLWYDSNGGDSGSAVLITNVSGDALTVDNITVGGAAIAEATLTSVSLDGTTGNDSYDGTAGDDYLAGAGGDDTLFGLDGDDTLLGGSGADSISGGGGNDTMSGGDGVDSIDGGDGTDFVSYADDTSGVTVNLQTGQALANDTVDYISSVEGIIGGSGNDSLTGSTTVSNIFCPGEGDDSIAGGDSLDDTLDYSQRSDGVVVVMSDGTAALGPSEAPTETDTFSGIENIIGTSAADSITGTDDANVLDGGGGNDTIDAWGGDDTVAGGDGNNSLSGGDGYDWLDYSWLEDGSGVDMSVWTAAHGSGVDEISSFEGIIGSDFGDTLTGDSNGSFVPTLIGGGGDDYLLLTDGGGHLLGGDGNDLLSGAGNDDTLVGGSGNDTLSGGSGSDTLTGGDGADKFYYFSPGDDLCCGEDTVTDFDSSEGDKFTFCTDFGFSSEKLFAEVAGYSGTISGASGSYYIWDSTNSKLIYDPDVQNSGDEMTVALLSSGSVGEDDIEFVSDA; encoded by the coding sequence ATGCCTGTAACAGATCAATCCATTGGGGTCGTGGTTGCAGCCAACGGCGAAGTTTTCGCAAAATCCGATTCAGGATTGCGTACACTGGAGCCTGGCAGCCCTGTCTTCCGAGGTGAAGAGCTGGTTACCGGTGCGGGCGGCAATGTTGAAATCCGTTTTGCGGACGATACATTGCTTTCGCAGGGCGGTGACGCCTCCATTTCCCTTGACGACTATGCTTACGATCCGACCGGTGCTTCTGACCCTACGCTTATGTTCAAAATGGCGCAGGGGACTTTTCGTATGGTCACCGGTAAAATAGCCGAGCAGAATCCCGAGCGGTTCAAGATCGGCTCTCCCCTTGCGACTATCGGTATACGCGGGACCACAACCGGCCATGTCATACCCCCCTCCGGTAATGAACAGCACTTTGTAATGGAAATTCACAGCGGCAGAGCCATGATTGTTCAGGGAATCGGCGGCGGCGTGCGCTTGCTGTCTTTTTCCGGTTCCGCTGTTGATGTTTCCCCTACCGGGACCCTTTCTCCTGTACGTCCCATGTCAACTCAGGAAATGCAGGGCCTTCAGAATATTGCCCCTGCCGCGATACAGCAGGAGGAGGAAATCCGCCGGGAACGCGAAGAGGAAGAACAGAAAGATAATCCCGATGACGAAACGCCCGAAGATGGTGAGCAGGGCGAAGGTGAAGGTCAGGAAGGAGACGGCGCCGATGGAGAAGGCGGTGAAGGCGAAGGAACAGGTGAAGAAGGGGCCGAGGGCGATGGCGTAGAAGGTGAAGGCGCAGAGGGAGAAGGAACTGGCGCTGAGGGTGAAGGTACCGAGGGCGAAGGAAACGGCGAAGGAAACGGCGAAGGAACAGGTGAAGGAACCGAGGGCGACGGCACAAACACGGGCGTAACTGACGGAACGGAAGGGCAGAACCCGGCAGGGGAAGACGGTCAGGGAACTGGTGATGGAACCGGGCAGGGTACTGAAGGGACGACCGGTCAGGATGGCCCTGACGGACCTTTGGGAGGCGAATCCGGCCAGGGCGGATATGCACTCGGGCCGACCGGAATGGGGGTCCTGGGGGAAGATCCGTTGTCCGGCGATCCGGTTGATCCCTTTGGAGAGCAGGGAGGACAGGATGGGGATGATGATCCTGCCGATCCGGTGAATGATCCGCTTGATCCGATTGAGCCGGTTACCGACCCGGTGAATGACCCGAATAATGACCCGCAGAATGACCCTGACGATGATGAAGATGACGAGGACATCGACGAACTCATAGAAGGTGACGGCACCGATGGAGACGATGAGGGAGCCGGGGAAACCGACGATACCGACGACACCGACGATGCAGATGACACAGCAGGAGGAGGAAGTGGGGACGATTATACTTCCACTCCTTCCGACGGTATATATTTCGGAACTTCCGGGGATGACAATCTGGAAGGAACAGCCGCAGACGAGACTTTTTACGGCTACGGGGGTAGCGACACCATTACCGCTTTCTGCGGTGACGACACCATAGACGGCGGAGAAGGCAATGACAGCATTCTCGCCGGCAACGGTAACGATACAATCACCGGCGGAATCGGTGACAATACCATTGACGGCGGTGATGGTACTGATTTCATTGATTACAGTTTTGTAGGGCCCGGCGGCCAGCTTTTCATCGACCTTAGCAACAATTTCGGTTCAAGCTCGGTGGTGTACGACAAACTGTACAACATAGAGGGCGTTATCGGCAGTGCCGGTTTTGACAGCGTTACCGGCTCAGGCGGAGATGATACTTTCATAGCCAGTGCGGGGTCGGATTCATACTCCGGCGGCGCAGGAACGGATGTGCTGGACTACAGTTCCTTCACTTCCGAGTCGGTAAATGTAGATATGGTTGATACCATCGGGGTTTCCCACTCCGGAGGATTCGACCAGATCAGCGGCATAGAAGTTTTCAAAACCGGAGACGGTGACGACTCCTTTGCCGGCGATGCCGGTTCCCAGACTTTTATTACCGGTGCGGGAAACGATTCCATTGATGGCGGCGGCGGTATCGATACTCTGGATTACAGTCTGCGCAATTCCGTTAATATTTCTCTGGAAAGCGGAGCGGCAACCGTGGATGGAACCGCTGAAGTCGATCATATGACCAATATTGAGCGGATTATCGGGACCGATGGCGGTGACGAAATCGAAGGCTCATCCGACTCGGCAGATACTCTGCTGGGCGGCAAGGGTAATGATCTCATTGCCGGGCTTGACGGAGACGACAGGATTGAAGGCGGTGACGGAGGCGACACGCTGAGCGGCGGCGTAGGTGCTGATACCATTCTCGGAGGCGATGGGGCCGATACGATAAGCGGCGGGACCGGAAACGATGTGCTCTATGGAGACACCGAGGACGAATCAGAATCCGATGAAGATGACAACGACACCATTTCAGGCGGCGCGGGTAACGATACCATTTTCGGCCATTCCGGTAATGATACCCTTTACGGCGATGAGGATTCGGACACCATTACCGGCGGTGACGGTAACGACTATTCGGACGGTGGAGCCGGGGATGACGTCATTGTAGCCGATGATGGTAATGACACGATTGTCGGTGGTGACGGAGACGACTGGCTGGACTACAGCTATCTGGACGGTACCGGCGCAAATGAAGGCTTCAATGTCACCATTACCAATAGCGGTGGGACATCCACACATTCCACCGGCAATGACGTTATCAGCGGGATAGAGAATCTGCAGGGGTCGGAATACGATGATTTTCTGACCTCCCAGATGACTTATGTCCCAGCAGGTGGTGGCGCCCAGACAGTAGACATTATTATCGGAACCATATCAGGTGGTGCCGGTAATGATACCATTTTCGGGTCGTATGATACTACATCCGGTGAATTTCTGGACGGTGGAGACGGCAATGATACCATTGCTGCACATGGCGGAAACGACAGTGTATCCGGTGGGGCCGGGATTGATCTCATCACCGGAGGCACCGGAGACGACATCATAGACGGCGGCACCGGTAATGACGTGATATCTGGTAATAGTGGGGATGACTCTATTCTCGGCGGAGATGGCAATGATCAGATCATAGGAGGCACCGGGGCGGACACCATTGATGGTGGAGCCGGGCAGGACACCTTCATGTACAATGAAGCGGAAGGTCTGACCGGTGAGAAATTACTCAATTTTGTCAGCGCAGACGATACCCTGTATTTTAATAGTTCGGCTTTCAGTGCTTCTTCCGTTTTCATGTCGATTGCATCGAGTTATACCGGAAGTCTGGCAGGACTGGCTTCAGGGCCGGCCTTCATCTACGATGGCGACGGCAACCTCTGGTACGATTCAAACGGTGGCGACTCCGGGAGCGCGGTGCTTATAACCAATGTGTCCGGAGACGCCCTGACGGTTGACAATATCACTGTGGGCGGTGCAGCCATAGCCGAGGCAACGTTAACTTCCGTTTCGTTGGACGGAACGACTGGCAATGATTCTTATGATGGAACTGCAGGGGATGACTATTTAGCCGGAGCAGGAGGCGATGACACCCTCTTCGGTCTTGACGGTGATGATACTCTACTAGGTGGTTCTGGTGCAGATTCTATCTCTGGGGGTGGTGGTAACGATACCATGTCCGGCGGTGATGGCGTAGATAGTATTGATGGTGGTGACGGCACTGATTTTGTCAGCTATGCAGACGACACTTCAGGTGTTACGGTTAATTTGCAGACCGGACAGGCGCTAGCTAACGACACAGTAGATTACATCTCCAGCGTTGAGGGAATTATAGGCGGCAGTGGAAATGACTCACTGACCGGCAGCACCACAGTTTCCAATATTTTTTGTCCCGGTGAAGGTGACGACAGCATTGCTGGCGGGGACTCCCTTGACGATACCCTGGATTACAGCCAGCGGAGCGATGGTGTGGTGGTTGTCATGTCGGACGGTACTGCCGCTCTGGGACCGAGCGAAGCCCCGACAGAAACAGATACTTTTTCAGGCATTGAGAATATAATCGGTACTTCAGCCGCCGATTCGATAACCGGTACCGATGACGCTAACGTGCTTGACGGTGGCGGAGGAAATGACACCATTGATGCCTGGGGCGGAGATGATACCGTTGCCGGTGGGGACGGAAACAACTCCCTTTCCGGCGGTGATGGCTATGACTGGCTTGATTACAGCTGGCTGGAAGACGGTTCCGGTGTAGACATGTCTGTCTGGACGGCTGCGCACGGTTCCGGAGTGGATGAAATCTCGTCTTTTGAAGGTATTATCGGTTCTGATTTCGGCGATACGCTCACCGGAGACAGCAACGGCTCTTTTGTCCCTACTCTGATAGGAGGGGGCGGTGATGACTATCTGCTGTTAACAGACGGCGGGGGACATCTTCTTGGCGGAGATGGCAATGATCTGTTAAGTGGGGCAGGTAATGATGACACTCTTGTCGGCGGTTCAGGAAATGATACGCTTTCGGGCGGCAGTGGCAGCGATACACTGACCGGAGGTGACGGGGCGGATAAGTTCTATTACTTCAGTCCCGGTGACGATCTGTGCTGTGGCGAAGATACAGTGACTGATTTTGACAGCAGTGAAGGTGATAAATTCACTTTTTGTACGGATTTTGGATTTTCGTCCGAAAAACTTTTTGCAGAAGTCGCCGGTTACAGCGGAACCATAAGCGGGGCCAGCGGTTCATATTATATTTGGGACAGCACCAATTCCAAGTTGATTTATGATCCCGATGTCCAGAACAGCGGAGATGAAATGACTGTTGCCCTTCTCAGCAGTGGATCGGTGGGTGAGGATGATATCGAATTTGTCAGCGATGCCTGA
- the lgt gene encoding prolipoprotein diacylglyceryl transferase → MIVLPEFDTVAFRIGPLKANWYGLMYMIGFAIAWLLGRYRASRPTNNWTAQQVDDLITWLVVGLVLGARLGYCLIYEPGYFLAHPADIVAVWKGGMSFHGGAVGVAIVAWRFAKSTGRTTLDVGDFLVPLAPLGLLCGRMGNFINGELWGRVTDVPWGMVFPDRHAGSLPRHPSQLYEGGLEGLTLFLILWFWSSKPRPRGTTTGLFLIGYGFFRAFVEFFRQPDPQLGFIAFGWLTMGQLLCVPMILAGLALFIWGARKGVIPPAATD, encoded by the coding sequence ATGATTGTACTTCCTGAATTTGATACCGTGGCATTCCGTATCGGCCCGCTCAAGGCGAACTGGTACGGGCTTATGTACATGATAGGTTTTGCCATTGCCTGGCTCCTGGGACGCTACAGGGCTTCCAGGCCTACGAACAACTGGACCGCGCAGCAGGTAGACGACCTTATTACCTGGCTTGTTGTAGGTCTTGTTCTGGGTGCTCGTCTCGGATACTGCCTTATCTATGAGCCGGGCTATTTTCTGGCGCACCCGGCTGATATTGTGGCTGTCTGGAAGGGCGGGATGTCTTTTCACGGCGGTGCGGTCGGTGTAGCTATCGTCGCGTGGCGGTTTGCAAAATCAACCGGACGCACCACACTGGATGTCGGAGATTTCCTGGTTCCGCTTGCTCCGCTGGGACTGCTTTGCGGGCGCATGGGCAATTTCATCAATGGAGAGCTTTGGGGCAGGGTAACGGATGTGCCCTGGGGGATGGTTTTCCCCGATCGGCATGCCGGAAGTCTTCCTCGCCATCCTTCACAGCTTTACGAGGGCGGTCTTGAAGGGCTGACCCTTTTTCTCATCCTGTGGTTCTGGTCTTCCAAACCGCGCCCTCGCGGGACCACAACCGGCCTTTTCCTTATCGGCTACGGTTTCTTCCGCGCATTTGTGGAATTCTTCCGCCAGCCGGACCCCCAGTTGGGATTCATAGCCTTCGGCTGGCTTACCATGGGGCAGTTGCTTTGCGTACCCATGATCCTTGCCGGGCTTGCGCTGTTTATCTGGGGTGCGAGGAAAGGTGTTATTCCTCCTGCTGCTACAGATTAG
- a CDS encoding cobyrinate a,c-diamide synthase gives MNFPRIVLAGLSGGTGKTIVSLGLCRAFRNQGFDVKPFKKGPDYIDARWLGLAAGRYATNLDPFLMPDDRLKALFLEKGRGAHISIVEGNRGLYDGKDVEGSCSTAELARKIKAPVILIIDCTKMTRTVAAIVAGCKAFEEGFNLAGVILNRTAGERHRNILQSSIETYTDIPVIGMLPKFRENPIPERHMGLVSNTEYDAVEKALDTLGQMASDCIDLDAVYSIASDVVEDTVPHESPWTGIEVGSDEKPVIGVVRDEAIWFYYEENLEALRRAGAEVIEVSLFASEPWPEMDGLYLGGGFPETLADEISGNTLIRNHVRALADSGMPVFAECGGFMYLGRDVEYEGRKYPMSGVLDLSTRLCKRPQGLGYTEGRIVHENPFFPVGTTVPGHEFHYSLCVDNMEAQPVYALELDRGKGMANGRDGMVHGNVYAGYNHIHAMGVPCWAGNFVRAAAEFRRSRI, from the coding sequence ATGAATTTTCCTCGTATAGTTTTGGCCGGGCTGAGCGGCGGCACAGGAAAGACGATTGTCTCTCTTGGACTCTGCCGCGCATTCAGGAATCAGGGTTTTGATGTGAAGCCCTTCAAGAAAGGGCCCGACTACATTGATGCCAGATGGCTCGGCCTTGCCGCTGGGCGGTATGCCACAAATCTTGACCCGTTCCTCATGCCGGATGACCGGCTCAAAGCCCTTTTTCTGGAGAAGGGGCGGGGTGCCCATATCTCCATAGTGGAGGGGAACAGGGGTTTGTATGACGGCAAGGACGTGGAAGGATCGTGCTCCACTGCTGAACTGGCCCGGAAAATAAAGGCTCCTGTCATTCTCATCATAGACTGCACCAAGATGACCCGCACTGTCGCGGCCATTGTCGCCGGATGCAAGGCTTTCGAAGAAGGATTCAACCTTGCCGGGGTGATTCTGAACCGCACAGCAGGTGAACGGCACCGCAATATACTGCAAAGTTCTATCGAAACCTATACCGACATTCCCGTCATCGGAATGCTCCCGAAATTCAGGGAAAATCCTATCCCCGAGCGTCATATGGGCCTTGTTTCCAATACCGAATACGATGCGGTGGAAAAGGCTCTTGATACGCTCGGACAGATGGCCAGCGACTGTATCGACCTTGATGCTGTGTACAGCATTGCATCAGACGTGGTTGAGGATACGGTCCCGCACGAATCGCCCTGGACCGGTATAGAAGTAGGCAGTGACGAAAAACCGGTCATCGGGGTTGTGCGTGATGAGGCCATCTGGTTCTATTACGAGGAGAACCTTGAAGCCCTGCGCAGAGCCGGTGCCGAAGTCATAGAGGTGTCCCTTTTCGCATCAGAGCCGTGGCCGGAAATGGACGGCCTTTATCTCGGCGGCGGATTCCCGGAAACTCTGGCCGATGAGATTTCCGGCAACACTCTTATCCGCAACCATGTCCGCGCACTGGCGGATTCCGGTATGCCTGTTTTTGCGGAATGCGGCGGGTTCATGTATCTGGGCAGGGATGTCGAGTATGAGGGGCGGAAATATCCGATGTCCGGAGTTCTGGACCTCTCGACCAGACTTTGCAAACGTCCTCAGGGATTGGGATACACGGAAGGCCGTATCGTCCATGAAAATCCGTTTTTCCCGGTGGGAACAACCGTTCCGGGGCATGAGTTCCATTACTCTCTGTGTGTTGACAACATGGAGGCTCAGCCAGTTTATGCTCTTGAACTGGACCGCGGAAAAGGAATGGCCAACGGGCGTGACGGGATGGTTCACGGTAATGTTTATGCCGGGTACAACCATATACATGCCATGGGGGTTCCGTGCTGGGCCGGAAATTTCGTGCGGGCGGCTGCAGAATTCAGGCGCAGTCGAATTTGA
- a CDS encoding dissimilatory sulfite reductase D family protein encodes MESAKEVIMKYLDEKTGAKSKFYFNDFTKLFPDAKGREVKKVLTALVKEEKVEYWSSGSTTMYGKAGAGKQGAAEHED; translated from the coding sequence ATGGAATCCGCAAAAGAAGTAATAATGAAGTATCTTGACGAGAAAACCGGCGCCAAGAGCAAATTCTACTTCAATGATTTCACCAAACTTTTTCCCGATGCAAAAGGTCGCGAAGTTAAAAAAGTTCTGACCGCGCTCGTTAAAGAAGAAAAAGTCGAATACTGGTCTTCCGGCAGCACCACCATGTACGGTAAGGCCGGTGCCGGTAAGCAGGGTGCAGCTGAACACGAAGATTAA
- the dsrB gene encoding dissimilatory-type sulfite reductase subunit beta yields the protein MAFVSSGYNPDKPMENRISDIGPRDFNEFLPPVIKANYGKWKYHEIIEPGVLVHVAESGDEVYTVRCGTARLMSITLLREMCEIADKYCDGYLRFTTRNNVEFMVDAKDKMVAMKEDLLSRKFAGGSYKFPVGGTGAGISNIVHTQGWVHCHTPATDASGTVKVIMDEMFDEFVGHNMPAPVRIAVACCLNMCGACHCSDIAVVGIHRKPPIIDHEYLDNLCEIPLAVAACPTGAVRPSKVEVDGKSYKTVAIKEERCMYCGNCYTMCPSLPLSDKEGDGIALMVGGKVSNRISMPKFSKVVVAFIPNEPPRWPTLTKTIRKIVDVYKADANKYERLGDWAERIGWERFFEKTGLEFTPHLIDDFRDPAYYTWRQSTQFKF from the coding sequence ATGGCGTTCGTTTCATCTGGCTACAATCCAGACAAACCGATGGAAAACCGGATTTCGGACATTGGACCTCGTGACTTTAACGAGTTCCTGCCCCCGGTTATCAAAGCTAACTACGGCAAATGGAAATATCACGAAATCATTGAACCGGGCGTACTGGTTCACGTTGCAGAATCCGGAGATGAAGTATACACCGTCCGTTGCGGTACCGCTCGTCTCATGAGTATCACTCTTCTGCGCGAAATGTGTGAAATTGCCGACAAATATTGTGACGGTTACCTCCGTTTCACCACCCGTAACAACGTTGAGTTCATGGTTGATGCCAAGGACAAAATGGTTGCGATGAAAGAGGATCTTCTTTCCCGCAAGTTTGCCGGTGGTTCATACAAGTTCCCCGTCGGCGGTACCGGTGCCGGTATCTCCAACATCGTTCACACTCAGGGTTGGGTTCACTGCCACACCCCCGCAACCGATGCTTCCGGTACTGTTAAGGTCATCATGGACGAAATGTTTGATGAGTTCGTCGGCCACAACATGCCTGCCCCCGTGCGCATCGCTGTTGCATGCTGTCTGAACATGTGTGGTGCTTGCCACTGCTCCGATATCGCTGTTGTCGGTATCCACCGCAAGCCCCCCATCATTGACCACGAATACCTCGACAACCTCTGCGAAATTCCTCTGGCTGTCGCAGCTTGTCCTACCGGCGCTGTTCGTCCTTCCAAGGTCGAAGTTGACGGTAAGTCCTACAAGACTGTTGCCATTAAGGAAGAACGCTGCATGTACTGCGGTAACTGCTACACCATGTGCCCCTCCCTGCCCCTTTCCGATAAGGAAGGTGACGGTATCGCACTGATGGTTGGTGGTAAGGTTTCCAACCGTATCAGCATGCCCAAGTTCTCCAAGGTTGTAGTTGCGTTCATTCCTAACGAACCTCCCCGTTGGCCAACACTTACTAAAACTATCCGCAAGATTGTGGACGTTTACAAAGCTGATGCCAACAAGTACGAACGTCTGGGTGACTGGGCAGAGCGTATTGGCTGGGAACGTTTCTTCGAAAAGACCGGTCTGGAGTTCACTCCTCACCTCATCGATGACTTCCGTGATCCCGCTTATTACACCTGGCGTCAGTCCACTCAGTTCAAGTTCTAA